One window of the Nothobranchius furzeri strain GRZ-AD chromosome 3, NfurGRZ-RIMD1, whole genome shotgun sequence genome contains the following:
- the LOC107385101 gene encoding cytokine-inducible SH2-containing protein, producing MVARAVTILHQEEQESSCCPHPSPPHWDPVEDLHCISTNFQYLQASGWYWGSISASEAREALLSKCEGTFLVRDSSHPQYMLALSVRTRFGPTSVRIEYNKGCFWLDSTSSHLPHLQTFPDVLSLIQHYMVSGQATQAPSSVQPQTKPDPAQLGDKDSGVPLKLAHPLHSSKGFPSLQHLARLTIHKHTTCPDQLPLPKPLLHFLQNYPFSV from the exons ATGGTTGCCCGGGCAGTGACCATTTTACACCAAGAGGAACAAGAAAGTTCCTGCTGCCCACATCCCTCTCCTCCTCACTGGGATCCTGTAGAAGACCTCCActgcatctccactaacttccagTATCTTCAGGCTTCAG gtTGGTACTGGGGTTCTATCTCAGCGAGTGAGGCCCGGGAAGCCCTCCTTTCCAAGTGTGAAGGAACGTTCCTGGTTCGGGACAGCAGCCACCCTCAGTACATGCTGGCCCTGTCTGTAAGGACTCGCTTTGGACCAACTAGCGTTCGCATCGAGTACAACAAAGGTTGCTTCTGGCTGGACTCCACCTCCTCTCACCTGCCTCACCTTCAGACTTTCCCAGATGTCCTGAGCCTCATCCAGCACTACATGGTCTCAGGCCAGGCAACACAGGCCCCGTCTTCAGTTCAGCCTCAGACAAAGCCAGATCCTGCACAGCTTGGGGACAAAGACAGCGGAGTCCCTCTGAAACTGGCGCATCCTCTGCACAGCTCCAAGGGTTTTCCCTCTTTGCAACACCTGGCTCGGCTCACCATCCACAAACACACTACCTGCCCTGACCAACTGCCCCTCCCCAAACCACTGCTGCACTTCCTACAGAACTACCCTTTCTCTGTATGA